The genomic region ctaatctgaCAGTTATATCGATATAGTACAAGACGTAATATCACCTAAGATTTAACTTAGGTTTAAGGTTTCGAAGGCTACCCTGGCGCAGTAATAAGCGCTGGTCTTATTAgtggtcccgggttcgattcccgtcaggggtttgaaattttataatttcatctctggtctgatctggtgggagccttcggccgtggctagttaccaccctacaggcaaagccgtgccgccaagcgaataAGCATTCTGGTACGATATCGTGTAGAAGCCAAAGGTGtattggtttaataaaaactgccataggtACTCTCTCCAgattaacccgcttccatcttagactgcaacatcacttaccaccaggtgagattgcagtcaacggctaacttgtagctgaatttaaaaaatacagtacAAGACGTATTATCACATAAGTTTTAACTTAGGTTTAAGGTTTAACAAATCGAGATTCGAACTCGAAACTTCTACATTATGAAGCGAGTCACGCCACTGCGCCTGAGGTTGCGCCTGGgattagaaaataataataacaaacgAGATATCACaccttaataaatataaaaagttaaactacaagtatcattttataaatgaatCATTTAATGAATGCTGGGAAACAATACTGTATTGTTATTATTGTAATGGCCGTaacaaacacatacatacaaaggAACACACCATCACAAGGAAAGATTTAgcgtaaataaataacaataaacaatGCTTTCTTTGACGACTGAGGCACACTGGGACCAAATCTCGGTAGTTCACAAGACAAATTCATAAAAGATTTGCCACAAGAGCTTTATCTCCAAAAACAAACCTATTATCAAGAGTTATTTTCTAATACGCTGGCGTCGTTCGTTATTAGTGATCTATACTCGAAGAGTGGCAACGGGACCTAATTAACCTCCACTGTCCATCCGTTTGTCTGTTTGCGGGCTGTATATCATGAACCGTAACTGGTAGAGCTGCAATTTTCACAGCGTATTATGATATTGGcactataacaaataataataaaaatgacgAAATTCAAAATgcccgccatgcaaattaaaaaaaattaaaagtagatatagttacattttgtatgaagggacggaaccttttgtgtccgtccgactcgcacttgaccggtttttgaattCGATAAAAGTGGAAAGGTGACACTGCATCAGCGCTGAAAACAATTTGCGCGCTTAGCAAATAGCGCTGCTAAAAGCTGACAAAGTGTTGCTTTGCTtatttcctaaaaatataattacatcgataaattaattattattactcttTAAAGATCTTTATTACTTTCTACTTCACTTGCATTTCATTCTAATTGCAAgcaatcaaaattaatttaggtatattCTATACCAAACAATATTGAATGTGGTTTTTAGACTTTAAATAAGAATCCCCCAAATTATAATAACATGGTGCAATAGATAAATGTTAATTATTGATAATTTAGGAATATTTAATCACAGAATCttgtttttaaaagtttaacccTAACTAATTGATTGTGGTAAAGCAATATTTTGCTTGCTCCTACCATAATCCTACACTATATCcttattataatgtaaagaCCAATATTTTTTCTGAATTACAAAATGAACTACACTACAAAAATTGAAAACCAAGAACCTACAAACCTGAGCAAATACTAAATGTATCTTTAATTCTAATTATTAGAAAATCTATCACTAGAAATGAAAATCCTACTTAGACTGGATCACCATCTTATATTCTAGAATTAACAAGTAGCATTTCATCAATCCTGCCAGCAATTTCGTTTTGTAAAAACTGAACTGAATGATTTTTCTCATTTAAgaataacaattattaataCACAAGAAATTTATTTGGACACAGTTaaatcaatattatatttttcattgtattattaaataaataatattctaaAGGCTATCAGTCTCGAGAGGTTATTGACTATAATATTGTACATAATGGACAGTgaacaattttaaatatttttaatataaattgcttttttaaatgaattttgtTCTCTTGCAAAATTGTCACTTCAAAACACAGCAATATATTCACAAAGACATCTTAGCTTACACTAACATAGAATTAGCATATATTCAAAGCagatttgtatataaaataaaacttataccTAGTAATTTTATggtaaaaaacataaattatgtgTATAAATAATCTCAACAGTCTTTGGCCAACATTAATTTGGCCTCACCTTCAAACACAACCTTTTTCTCTTCCTCGACAATACAGAAAAACTTCACTTTCAGGATTTTTCTGACATCCACAAGTTCAACACTTATGGTCAGTTTCTCGCCAACAAAACACTTGTTAGGAAATTTCATAGTCTGTGAAACTAGAACTGTCCCTGGTCCTGGTAAGTGAGTACCGATCAACCCTGCTACCAAACCATTTAAAAATGCTCCATGAACAATTGGCCGTTTATTCCCACTATTTTTGTGAAGGTAATTGTGATCACTCGTGAGATTCGAGAATGTATCCAGATCTTTTTGAGTTAAGGTCTTTTGTATCCTTATTTTATCACCTGCTTTAAATGAAGCTCGGCTGAATGAAGTTGTGTGAATCTTGCATATcttttgataatttttattattgactgCTATATAGGGAAATCTGTTTGACAGCATcttattcatatttattataatcCACCAAATGTTTCGTACAAATTATTCAATTGTTAGCACAATGGCCTTTGTTTACATCATCTATAAATATATTTGCGAGATTGGAAATAACTTTGTTCTCAGAATTTGTTAAACTCTGTATAtcttgaataatatttaaactcTCCACTGCAGATTTTGCATGGCTGTgatataaatagataaatattgtTATTGCTTCCGCTACAGTTTCGCTGTGACTTGACTTCAGTAATGTGCTGATGATCTTCAGATCTGCATGTTTTAGAACATATTCAACGTTTTCTGGATCTAGAATTTTAAACGTAGACaaaattaatgttataaaagtgatttgcataaaaatcttaaaaaagcctgatcaaataaatattttaaatgaagaattattttttttgacacTGATTTAATCGAAAATCTGAGGATCTTATTTGTGGGCAttgtaaaatgttacaaaaaagaTACGAAGTTATAGAAAAAATAATGGGTGGAAAGCTGAAGTTTTAACTGTAGAGATTTACCTATGCATAGGTTAGATAATCCAGCGGCTGCAAAATGAAGAAGAGTGCCATTATTTTCATTCTTTAACACATGTATAAAGATATCTAAAACTCCAACATCTCTTATAAAGTCATAGTTTATCGGGTCATATGCGAAATTAGCTAGATTTGCTAGCACTTGGCATTTCGACTCTGAAAAAGAAAGCTCTGTTTATAATACTAACATTATAACTCTTAAATTGATGTTTCGGCACATGGGCTGAAATTTGATTTTGTCTAAAATATAGTTATGACTGAAAAATATACCAGTAGATTCCTTATTGATGTACTCATCCACTAATAATGTTAAATAGCTTTCGCGGTCAGTTCCATTCTCAGGAGTTCGTTTTTGAAGTTGCACTTTACTACTAAACATTGaataataagtttattaaaTTTCCATGGTAGTAAGTTCGTTTTCTTTTACAAATTAACACTGGAAAATTGAAAACTCTTTATTAATTTAGAAAGGtcaaaatgatttgatttttttatttgctattTTTTTGACATCACAGACATCTCACATCACTGACCAATATTTGACAGTTGTCAATTGtcaccaaagagtatgtacctacattgtaCCTAATCACAACGTATTGACACATGACAACTAGTacattgtattatttatttaataatacaaTGTACTAGTTTTTTTAGACCTTGGACACATGGAcgtattttatgattttatgatgtgatgttttgtatagggGCATTTTGTTGCGAAATCAtgtttttcatatattttcaaaataatttaattatgaacgtcacgctgtacggaaggcgatcaatgacgtcGCAAGgcgtaaacgacaaatatttttctttttaacataAAATGAGAACAATTTCTGcgggaatataatattatcactatCATGTCGACTCCAACACGACTGCGACACGAGACAGTGAAACGACTACGACACGATAGAGACACGACAGTGATGTAAATGCCGAGCACAGACTTTGTTATTGAATTCCTAACTcttcaattctgatgctgcactACGATAGTGACACTACGGCAAGACTGCGACATGACCACGATATGAATGCAACACGAATGTGACACGACTGCGACAAATCTGCGACAAGTTTGCGAAACGACTGAGACAAGACTGCAAAATAACTGCGACATGATTTCGACAAGACTTCGACACGACTGCGATAAGACTGTGAAATGACAGCTACACGACTGGGACAAGATAACGATACAACACAAGCACAAGGCTGTGATATGAATACAACATGACATACATAATTCTTGATCTTTTTATAATCTGTCGGCCAGAATTACAGAATCCCCCAGAATTCTTcaactgtcaagtgtcaactaAACTAACCTATAGCGTGTTTTTGACGTGTGGTCAAATAaaactttcaatttaaagaattctTAATTTTTTAGAAAGATATGATTAAATTAAGCTTGTTTTAAAGTAAAACcttaattaatttcaaaatgagTGCTACTCCATCCATCGCCGGTAACTATGGATCTATtacttaaagaaaataatacatatcttataaactaaattaggtacaaaagttttttttcttacaggTCTAACAAATCGCAATTTATTTCGAATCCAATTTCAAGAACCATACGAGGAGATAATACTCAGAGATGAGACGACACCGAATATACGCAGTATTACATTTAGTCCTAAAGGCACCTACTTAGCTTACAGGACAGATAGAAAGTGAGTTATATTTAGGGTCTGTTTCACAACCTCCAGATAAACTTGTTGTTGTTTCTTGGtttagtggctttttgttgCGCCACCACCGCACAATTTACTTCACCAATGTCGCGTCAGATAAACTTATCTAGCGAGTAAATTTGAAGTTAAGACAgttttgtattgggaatctgttAAAATGTCAAGTTTATCTGTTAAGTTTATCTGGCGGTTGTAAAACAGGCCATTATACTTCTGTTTCTGTACCTACCACTTTCTTTACCCTATTCACTTTAtacattactagataatgcccactACTTTGTCGgattggatttaggttttttttaaattctgtaagaactgtttgatttctgggataaaaagttgtctgtcagtttccgggatgcaagctacctctgtaactaattccatataaatcggttaaacggatgggcctttacgaacccagtgggaactctttgattttctcggATAACAGTAGCccatcatcaaaatcggttggtTGTTGgccctgaaaagctagcagacagacgacggacacacactttcgcatttataatattagtatggctcAGGAAAGTAAAGCTAGTTTCTGTGCCATGTAAACACTGTCAAGTACTTTTGAAATCAGCTTCTCCACAACCTGCTTTATTCATTTCCCGATTAACAAAATTCGCTGTCAAATGTTTCTTATCAGTCTAAGCATAAACCCATCCTTATCAGGGGCTGCCATTTTTTCAAGCACATGTATGTGTCAAAGGATACATAAACCTTGCACCATGCACCAATATTGATGTAGTCTGTTACTATGTGTATGTGTTACACACACAGGCATACCAATTTggtttaactttttaaaacaaaatagagctttgcctatctgaagtttgataaatataatatgtttgctATAAATATATCAATATTTTAGAGCAGAGATAGTTAAATGTGCTGATTGGTCGGTGGCAGCATCAATCGATGGCAACTACAAAGAGATGTTCTTTTCGCCACTGGACAATTACTTCATTGTATGGGAAATGTTTGCTATAACTAAGGATAATCCTCAGGTAAGAAAGTATGTTGTACATACGAATTTAAAAGCCTGAAAAAAAACTTCATTCTTCATTTGAAGGGAAATGAGAGATGAAGGAACTCTTCAATTGACTTAAATCACTCGCATTCAGTGCAGTGTAAGACTGCAAGTCCTAACACGTGAAGACTACCAAAAAGTACATTAACACTTTTTGGTCACACATAAAACAACATATAATATgcatatataatttttttttttactttaaataaaaataataataattgaagtcagttgtttactttaaaaaatcaaattattaataatttctatAACAACTTTTCAGGGTAAACACAACTTACATGTGTTTCGATCAACAAATGGAGAAAGAGTTGGAGcgtttatccagaaaaatcAGATTGGATGGTGAGTGTTTTGAGTTATTAGAGTTATCTTAAAGTGaccctttaaaatattaaaataatagttactATGGACATataaattttatgaaatttaatattttcttgcCCAGGGAACCAAAATGGTCATCCGATGAAAAGCTATTTGCAATGCTCGTAAACAACAGAGTCGTCATTTATGAGGATGTGAATCTGGATAGATACACCCAGAGCATCCAGGCTGAGAAATTGCAGTCATTCAGCATATCTCCGAGTACAACACCTGCATACTACTTCTCAATATTTACTTtaggtatgaaaatattttattttcaattagaAAAGAGTATGTTTAGTTCATTGATCAGACACATATTAAACACAATATACATTTGTGCTAATGAAATGGCTGAACTTGGCTTAATGTTGTGGATACCAAATGTAACCACAACATTGTTATTATGTTATCACACTCTCTCATAGATAATTCAAATCTAGTAAAGGTTGATCCATATCTAACAGCGCGGTGTCCGACATCTCGCTCTCTCACGGCAGTCGACTACAGATAgcattagtaggtatttgtttcgAGTAGATATTAGGAGACATTTATCTATACATTCGCAGGCATACTATATAAATAGATAGTTATTTTTCTAGGAGACCTTTATCTAAACATTTGCAGGTATGCCATACAAAAAAtagagttattttttgtgctgaTTCGAATGGCCCTACTGAGCGAACCGGGAACTAAAATTAACACTTTCTGTCAAATAGTTTTCATGTTGACACtatgacagatgtctcatcactaaataaataaataaaaatattttatttgccaAATTGTTCCAACATTGAGTTCCAAGTATGgtcacatgacgctcactgctgctatcagcgccaaaatggcgaaaatcaagttgcttcaaaaatcGGTTATCGCAGGTCCAGCACACAGCTTTATCTTCTACATATTTagctaatattaaataaaaactttttaggcAAATCAGGTCAACCATCCTTCTGGCGTGTATTCAAATACCCCGACTTTGAAGTATCACAGGCACTAGTGAGCAGGTCTTCTTTTCAAGCTGATAAAGCTGCTTTCTATTGGAATAGACGGGGGACCAATGTCTTTGCTATGACACAAACAGAGGTAAGTAAACAGTAGGCTGTCATTTTAAAGTACCTTTCTTGCATGTGTATTTCCTAACACATATTCATCCCTCATTCATATATTactgtaaattgaacagttgaaaagagcaaccgccgagtttcttgctggttcttctcggtaggtacggcattccgaaccagtggcaaattattttgacgattcaaaagcacttgtaaaagtctacttgaataaaaatctattctattctattaatttATCATCAGTCATGATTGGTCAATCTAGAACCCATCCTCTAAGTACTcagacaaaattaaaatattttgtcgaCATGTGTGttgtttttgaaaaattgtaaTCTGTCCTGTTACAGGTAGACAAAACGGGTAGTTCTTATTATGGAAAACAATCATTATCTTACGGTGATGTAAAGGGTAATGCTGGGAACATGTCCTTCAGTAAGTACAAAAGTTAACATTAGTTGATATGAAACTTAAAGCCTGCTCTTCACTTGCGAGCGAATTTCAGCGTGAAATTTCGTGAAAGATAGTTGGTAGTTGTTCGCGCCGTTCACGggcatatattttatttacagtgATGTAGGTACTATAACCATAAAGTCAATATTTACGCTGTGctattaatgtttttattattgcaagataggcttgcgcttgatgatAATCATGCTTAATGGAAAGCAATGATTAGGTCTAGcttggagtgcgcttgcctagatgcCTATTACCTTCCATACAAGGGTGTtaactctattactaagcctccgctatccgtttGTCTGGCTGTCAGCCGGCTgttctcgtaaaccgtaataggtagagttaaaaTTTACACAGCATGTGATGTGTTTTTATTGCTgctataaaacaaataataatggCCGCCATGATTGGTTGGTTTTTTTAGCactgaatgtaataaaaatgccTTGTATATTCtataactttaataaatataggtacataaaaaaaatgaaaattaaaaaagttaaaagtggtatttcttgtatgatgggtacggaactcttcgtgtgcgagtccgacacacacttgaccgattttttattgttattgtaaaTTAGGCAAGGAAGGTCCGATCCACGCGATCGCATGGAACCCAGGCAACTGGAACGAGTGGGCGGCGGTGTACGGCCACGCGCCCGCTAAGGCCACGCTCTTCAACGCCAAGTGCGAACCGCTCTTCGAGTTCGGCACCGGCGCATGGAACGCGATCTACTACCCGCCGGAGGGAAATAATATCCTTTTAATATAGGTTTGGGTTTAGGTTGACGTCCTATTTTACGGATGcgcgtacccgaaggatgccagtGGGACCCTATTAATAAGCTTCCGCTGACCGACtgcctgtcagcgggctgtatctcgtcaAGCGTAATAATTAGGgagttgaaataaaattatattgccGCTACGACagcaaatactaaaaatttcaaaatggctaccatgaaaataaaatataatataataaccccgtggaaactttatgattttccgggataaaaagttgcctatgtcaatttccgggacgcaagctacgtctgtaccaaacatataaatcggttgaacagatgggcttttttaagaatccagtgggaactctgatctttcgggataaaaagtagcctatgtccttgcccaggatgtaagctaactctgtacctttcatcaaaatcagttaaaccgTTGAGCCgggaaaagctaacagacacacagacagacacacacactttcgcatttataatattagtatggatcggTTAATTGTTCCTTAACTCCACTGCACTTATCCTCCTCGGCGGTTTCGGTAACATAGCAACGGGACACATTTCCGTGTGGGATGTGCGCGGGTACAAGAACATCGGGCAGTGCTCCGCGCCCGACACCACGAGCTTGCAGTGGGACCCGCGGGGGGAGACCTTCCTCACCGCGACCACGTACCCCAGGCTTACCGTCGGCAATGGGTAACTTAACGCTTAAGGTCCACTacacgggcctgcccgcgaaattccaatttaatttggtttttcgcaatttgtaaactaatacgacaaagtaagcttatggcatactaatagcgccaatggcagtatcatctccacaggtttatgtaaaaatatttatttgaaagtgttcagtttaagaaattagtccaaataatgagtttgacgtgagttactcacaaattagtcgatactcgaAAATACTagtctaagaaaggatttttgaaaattcaacctttaAGAAAGTGAAATTGTTGCTTGAAAttcgtgtagtccacgcggacggagtcgcagGTATAAGCTAATCATGTTAACAAAATACACGATGAAAATTTAGGTACATGTTCAGAACAAaatcattttgttttataatactACATATTAACTTCATTTCACAGATACAAAATCTGGCACTATTCTGGCGCACTAATACACAAGCGTGAATGTGTGGAAAAAGAGAACTTACTCTCAATAAGCTGGCAGCCCGGCACGTACCCCAAGAGTGAGTTATCGAGGTCTGCGCCTAAAAGCATAGAAGATGCCACCCCTAAGGCCACAGGGGCGTACCGGCCGCCCGGTGCGAGGAACCGCCCCTCCACCTTCACGCTGCATGAACACGAGAAGCCTCATCGACCGGGACAGACTCTTGACGGTATGACATGTGAAATATTGGTAGCTTTTTATTCTGTTTGTTGAGGTTATTAAAGTCTGTGCCTAAAAGCACAGAAAATGCCACCCCTATGCCGTACCGGCCGCCCGGTGTGAGGAACCACCTCGTCGACTGGGACAGACTCTTGACGGTTTGGTATTCGAAATATTGTTAGattattataaatccaaaaatgttTCAGTTTGtattactacttagttatttatcCCAttactatccatccatactaatatcataaatgcggaagtgtttctgtatgtttgttactctttcatacataaactactggatggatttggctgaaatttggaatggagatagattgtatcctggattaacacaggctgctttttatcccggaaaatcagtgactttccacgggatttttaaaaacctatatccacctATAACCAcgggaacgaaatcgcgggcatcagctagtggacTATATTCTATGCTGTAACTTAGCAGATCTAATTTTCGCAGCCGCACCATCAAAGCAAGCTATAAAACAGAAAGAGAAGAGAGAAGCGCGAAAGGCGCGTAAAGCGGAAGAGCGCCCCGAGGACGcgtcccccgcgccgcccgccgccgcgccgcgagCGCCCTTCGTCTCCACAGGGGACCCGGAGAAAGACAAGAAGATCAAAAATCTTAATAAGGTAActattcatcatcaccatcataatcaacc from Maniola jurtina chromosome 4, ilManJurt1.1, whole genome shotgun sequence harbors:
- the LOC123864707 gene encoding hydroxyacyl-thioester dehydratase type 2, mitochondrial-like, which produces MNKMLSNRFPYIAVNNKNYQKICKIHTTSFSRASFKAGDKIRIQKTLTQKDLDTFSNLTSDHNYLHKNSGNKRPIVHGAFLNGLVAGLIGTHLPGPGTVLVSQTMKFPNKCFVGEKLTISVELVDVRKILKVKFFCIVEEEKKVVFEGEAKLMLAKDC
- the LOC123864704 gene encoding armadillo repeat-containing protein 7-like, with product MFSSKVQLQKRTPENGTDRESYLTLLVDEYINKESTESKCQVLANLANFAYDPINYDFIRDVGVLDIFIHVLKNENNGTLLHFAAAGLSNLCIDPENVEYVLKHADLKIISTLLKSSHSETVAEAITIFIYLYHSHAKSAVESLNIIQDIQSLTNSENKVISNLANIFIDDVNKGHCANN
- the LOC123864701 gene encoding eukaryotic translation initiation factor 2A, whose translation is MSATPSIAGLTNRNLFRIQFQEPYEEIILRDETTPNIRSITFSPKGTYLAYRTDRKAEIVKCADWSVAASIDGNYKEMFFSPLDNYFIVWEMFAITKDNPQGKHNLHVFRSTNGERVGAFIQKNQIGWEPKWSSDEKLFAMLVNNRVVIYEDVNLDRYTQSIQAEKLQSFSISPSTTPAYYFSIFTLGKSGQPSFWRVFKYPDFEVSQALVSRSSFQADKAAFYWNRRGTNVFAMTQTEVDKTGSSYYGKQSLSYGDVKGNAGNMSFSKEGPIHAIAWNPGNWNEWAAVYGHAPAKATLFNAKCEPLFEFGTGAWNAIYYPPEGNIILLGGFGNIATGHISVWDVRGYKNIGQCSAPDTTSLQWDPRGETFLTATTYPRLTVGNGYKIWHYSGALIHKRECVEKENLLSISWQPGTYPKSELSRSAPKSIEDATPKATGAYRPPGARNRPSTFTLHEHEKPHRPGQTLDAAPSKQAIKQKEKREARKARKAEERPEDASPAPPAAAPRAPFVSTGDPEKDKKIKNLNKKLSDIEKLKQQKAAGKQLELNQKAKIDSEAALLQELAQLKL